Below is a window of Paramagnetospirillum magneticum AMB-1 DNA.
TGGACGACATCGTCCGGGCCAGGGACTCCGACGATCCGGTGCGCGACGAAAGCACGACCCTGGTGTGCGGCGTCAGCCTGGGGCAGATTCAGCAATTGCTGGTCCGCACCTGCGCCAAGAAGATCTTCGAGGCCGACAAGCCCATGGAGACCATCACCGAGACCGTGACCAAAAGCTCCATGTTCGGCCTGATCAAGAAGACCGAGCAGATCGAGCGGCAGGCCGTGGACCCGGTGGAGGAGCGCAAGATTCGCGAGCTGTCGCGCTATATCGCCTTCGGCTGGCAATTGCCGCTGCTTGAGACCTACCGCACCAACCTGTCCTATCCCCAGATCATCGAGATCGGCGAGGACATCGTCGCCCTGCCCACCGCCGCCCATATCGTCGCGGTGTCCAAGTTCGAGCCGGACAAGCTGAAGAAGGTCAAGGCCGCCGTGGGCGGCGAGTTCGGCGCCATTCTCGCCGACCGCCCCCAGGCCATCGGCGGCATCTCGGTGTGGAACCGGGACATGTACGAGTTCTATCACAAGATGCTGGGCCAGAAGGCGTGGGAGTTCTTCGCCCGCGAACCGGCCTTCTTCAATGTCTGTGCCGCGCTCGACAAGTCGGTGTCGCGGATCTTCGGCGACATGCTGTGCTATATCGCCGCCGAGAACCTGCAGGAGATCCAGCGCCTCAACATCGACAAGGTCGAGGTGATGGTGCATGCGCTGAAGACCGGATTCGGCCCGCGCACCCCGGAAATCCTGGCCATTCCCGCCTTCGCCAAGGACATACTGCGCAAGGTGGTGGACAACCTGCTGCACATGACCCAGGAGAAGGACAAGCTGATGCTGGCCTTCGGGCTGTCCATCAAGGCCATGGTCCCGGCCGTGGACGAGTGGCTGGCCAAGCGGCATTGATGACGGCCGTCCGTTGACATGACCGGCCAGGGCCTCATCGGCATCATCGCCCTGATCGGCGTGGCCTTCCTGCTGTCCGAGGATCGCCGAGCGGTGTCGTGGCGGGTGGTGGTGGCCGGGCTGGCCGTGCAGGGGCTGCTGGCCCTGCTGCTGCTCAAGGTCCCCGCCGCCAAGCTGCTGTTCCTGGGCCTCGACCGGGCGGTGGCGGCGCTTCAGACCGCCACCCGGGCCGGCACCTCCTTCGTCTTCGGCTATGTGGGCGGCGCCCCCGCCCCCTGGACCGCGGCCAACCCTGCGTCCGGCTTCATCCTGGCCTTCCAGGCCCTGCCCCTGGTGCTGCTGATGAGCGCGCTGTCAGCACTGCTTTATCACTGGCGCATCCTGCCCGTGGTGGTGCGCGCCGCCTCGCGCCTGCTGGAAAAGTCCATGGGTGTGGGCGGCGCGGTGGGGGTCTCGGCCTCGGCCACCGCCTTTCTGGGCATGATCGAGGCGCCGCTGCTGATCCGCCCTTATGTGGGCAAGCTGTCGCGGGGCGAGCTGTTCCTGGTGATGACGGCGGGCATGTCCACCATCGCCGGCACCGTGATGGTGCTCTACGCCACCTTCCTGGACGGAATCATCCCCGACGCCATCGGCCATCTGCTCACTGCCTCGCTGATCTCGGTGCCCGCCGGACTGATGATCGGCAAGATCATGGTGCCAGATTGCGCGCTGACTGGCGCTGGCAAGCTGGGGGACGGACATGATTACGCCGGCTCCATGGATGCGGTGGTGAAAGGCACCATGGACGGCGTCCGCCTGCTGGTGGGCATCGTCGCCATGCTGGTGGTCCTGGTCGCCCTGGTCAGTCTGGCCAATGCCGGCCTCGCCCTGCTGCCCGAGGTGGCGGGGGCGCCGCTGACCCTGCAGCGGGTCTTGGGCTGGGCCATGGCCCCGGTGGTCTGGGCCATGGGCATTCCGGCGGGCGAGATGGTCACCGCCGGCGCCCTGATGGGCACCAAGACGGTGCTGAACGAGCTGCTGGCCTACCTCGACCTGGCCCACCTGCCGCCCGAAGCCCTGTCGGCGCGGTCGCGGCTGATCATGACCTATGGTCTGTGCGGCTTCGCCAATCTGGGCTCGCTCGGCATCCTGATCGCCGGGCTGTCGGTGATGGCGCCCGAACGCCGGGCGGAGATCGTCGCCCTGGGCGGGCGCTCAATTATTTCGGGAACTATGGCAAGCTGCCTTACCGGCAGCATGGTCGGACTTCTACTGTGATCGTCGCCGGCTGCGGCATTCGCAGCATGTTTACAATAGGCCCCGGATGTTGCATGGTCATTGCATCATGAGTTCGGGCGCCGATCACTTGCGACTACTGATTATCGAAGACAACCCTGGCGATCAGCGGTTGATCGAAATCGAATTGGCTGACGCCCAGCCCAGTTGGAAAGTCTCGTGCCGCTCAACCTTGGGCGAGGCCTTGAAGGACGCTCCGTTTAACGCTTTCGACTGCGTTCTTTCCGACCTTGGCCTTCCCGATGCTTCGGGCATCGAATCCGTGCTGCGGCTGAAATCCTGGGCGCCGGACAAGGCGCTGGTGGTGCTGACCAGCCTGGACGACGAGCGGGTGGCCCAGGAAGCCATCCGGGCCGGCGCCCAGGATTACGTGGTCAAGTCCGATGCCGGCCTGACCCTGCTGCCCCGCGTCATCCGCCACGCCATCGAGCGCCAGCAGGCCCAGACGGAACTGGAGGCCTCGCACCGCACCTCCCAGGCCCTGCTGGACGCCAGCCACGACATCGCCATGCTGCTGGACGCCGAGGGCCACATCCTGACGCTCAACACCGAGGCGGAGCAGTACCTGAACGCCTCACCCGACGCGGTGATTGGCCAAAGCATCTTCGACCTGCTGCCCGAGGCCCTGGCCGAACATCGCCGCTCGTTCCTGGCCGAGGCCCTGGACAGCGGGCGCACCGTCCAGTTCGAGGATACCGACGGCATCCACTGGTTCGCCAACCGCCTGCTGGCGGTGGCCGGCATGGAACTGGGCGAGCACCGCTTCGCCATGTTCTCCCGCGACATCACGGGAGAGCGCGCCGCCGCCGCCACCCTGGCCGAGGCCAAGGAAGAGGCCGATTTCGCCAATCGCGCCAAGACCGAATTCATGGGCCGCATGAGCCGCGATATCCGCACGCCGCTCAACGACGTGATCGGTTTCGCCGAAATGATCTCCACCGAGATGCTGGGGCCGCTGACCCAGGCCGGCTACCGAGAATACGCCGATTCCATCCTCAATTCCGGCAGCCAGATCCTGAAGCTGCTGGACCGCATCACCGACGTTTCCATGCTGGAATCGGCGCTGCTCAAGGATCAGGCGTCCTATCGCGATCTGGTGGAGCTGTCTCCCGATCTGATCTGCGTCTGTGTCGACGGCGTCATCGAGCGCATCAACGCCGCCGGCCTCGGCATGCTGCGCGCCCCCTCGGCCACCGCCTGCGAGGGCAAGCATTTCTCCGAGTTCATCCATCCCGACTACCGCGCCATTTTCGAGGGCGGCCTGGACACCTTGTACGAAGAAGGCCATCCGTTGCCGGTCAAGGTGGTGACCTTCGCCGGTCGGGTGCGCGACGTGGAGCTGTCGGCGGTGCCGCTGCGGCGCGAGGCCCAGAACGCCACCCTGCTGGTGGGCCGCGACACCACCGAGGTGACCGCCGCCATGCGGGCGGTGGCCGCGCGCGAGCACCGCATCCGCGCCATCATGGACACCGTTCTCGACGGCATCGTCACCATCGACGAGGACGGCACCATCCTCAACGCCAATCTGTCGGTGGAGCGCATCTTCGGACACTCCCTGTCGGAACTGATCGGCGCCAATGTCTCGGTGCTGATGCCCGAGCCCGATGCCGGCCGGCACAACGGCTATATCAAGAACTATCTGGGCACCGGCATCGGCGCCATCATCGGCGTCGGGCGCGAGGTGATGGGCAAGCGCAAGGACGGATCGCTGTTTCCGGTCCACCTGTCCATCTCGGAACTGCGCGTGGAAAAGCGCCGCATGTTCACCGGCACCATCCGCGACCTGACCGAGAACAAGCAACTGGCCCAGCGCGTGGCCTATCTGGCCAATCACGACCCGCTGACCGACCTGCCCAACCGCACCTTGCTGACCGACCGGCTGGGCCAGGCCGTCGCCATGGCCCGCAATGCCGGACTGCACGTGGCCATCATCACCGTCGACCTGGACGGCTTTACCACCATCAACGATTCCATGGGCCACGACGTGGGCAATTCCCTGCTGCGCGAGACGGCACGGCGTCTGGCCCAGGCGGTGGGTTCGGGCGGGACCGCCGCCCGGCTGGCCGGCGACGAGTTCGCCGTGGTGGTTCCCCAGGTCCACGAAATGGACGAGGTGACCCGGCAGGTCGACCACATCCACGACATTCTCATCAAGCCCTACACCATCCACGGCACCGAGATGGTGGTGCCGGTGGACATGGGCGTCTCGGTCTTCCCGCGCGACGGCGACGATGCCCTGGAATTGCTGCGCAACGCCGAGATGGCGCTGCACAACGTCAAGCGCCGCAGCGACCAGCGCATGGGCTATTTCGACGCCGCCATGTCCTTCGCCGTGACCGAGCGCATGACGCTGGAGCGCTCCATCAAGGATGCGCTGCGCGCCGGCCAGTTCGAGCTGTTCTACCAGCCCCAGGTCCGGCTGGCCGATTACGCCCTGGTGGGGGCCGAGGCGCTGATCCGCTGGCGCCATCCCGAACTGGGCATCATCACCCCGGACAAGTTCATCCCAGTGGCCGAGGAAACCGGCCTGATCGTTCCCATGGGAAGCTGGGTTCTGCGTCAGGCTTGCACCCAGTTGCGCCTGTGGAACGATGCCGGCATCGCCAATTTGCGCCTGGGGGTCAACATTTCCGGCCGCCAGTTCCGCGAGGCCGAGCCGACTGCATTTCCGAAACCGGGGTCAACGCCAAGGACCTGGACCTGGAACTGACGGAAAGCATGCTGATGGCCGATGGCGAGGGCACGCTGAAGCTGCTGCGCTCGCTGGCCAAGCTGGGCGTGACGCTGTCCATCGACGATTTCGGCACCGGCTATTCCTCGCTGGCCTATCTCAAGCGGTTCCCGGTGGACACCGTGAAGATCGACCGCGCCTTCGTGCGTGACCTGGACCAGGACGAGGATGGGCGCGTGCTGGTCAACGCCATCATCTCCCTGGCCCATTCCCTGTCGCTGAAGACCATCGCCGAGGGCGTCGAGACCGAATCCCAGGCCGCATTGCTGGCCCGCCATGGCTGCGACGAGATTCAGGGATACATGATCGGGCGACCCATGGCGGTCGCCGATTTCGCCAACTTCGCCAAAAGCTACTGTCCCCGCACCCCGGAGAAGGTTACCGTGCTGCGGGCGGGGCAGAGTTGAATGTCTGAGAGGATCGGGACATGACCGGTACCGTCGTCGTCGTTGAAGACAACGCGATGAACATGAAGCTCCTGGAACAGGCGCTGACCATCGCGGGCTATACCACCGTCAAGTCGTCGGATGGAGATGGCCTGGTCGACCTGACCGCCGGCAGCGGGGCCGGCGTCATTCTCATGGACATTCAGCTGCCCAAATATTCTGGCATCGACCTGCTGAAGCAGCTGCGGGCCGACGACCGCACCAAGGGCGTGCCGGTGGTGGCGGTGACCGCCTTCGCCGACCCCGATTCCGTGGCCGGCTTCCTGGAAGAGGGCTTCAATCAGGTCATCACCAAGCCCATCTCCATCCGCAAGCTGCTGGATGAAGTGGCGCGGTATTGCGGCGGGCAATAAGCCCGCAGCGATCCCATACGCGTCGGGACAGGGCGCCGTTCGGCCGCTACTGCGCGGTGAATTGCTTTTCCACGTCCTTGATCAGGTCGATGCCCTGAATCATCTCGCTCATCATGAAGTCGGCGCGCTTGATGGGACCGCCCGAATTGGGGCGGGGGAACATCTTGGCGAACGAGCTCATCTTCACGGTCAGGCCGCACAGGGCGGCGCCGATGGTGACGTGATAGCGCTCGATCATGCCCTTCACCGAGCGGAATTCGTCCTGTGAGATGTTCTCCCACATCTCGCGGGTCCGCTTGTCGAACACCTCCAGCCGACCGGAAATGGAGGCGGAGATCGAGTTGATCACCTCCTCGATCATGTCGCAGGTCTTCATGAGGTTGACGTTCTGCTTCAGCTGGAAATGGGTGCGGATGGGCGACAGCGCCTGGACGCAGGCGGTGAAATAGGGCTCCAGCCGGTCGAGGCAGTGACGGAAATACGACAGCGACATGAAGGTGTCGCCGTAATCCTCGAGAAAGCGCGGCACGTCGAAGATGTCGATATTCAGGCTTTGAGCCATGGTTTCCAGGCGCTGGCGCGCCTTCTTGATATCGGGATCGCGGAACAGCTTCAGCAGGTCGTCATAGCTGTCGATATGCACGTCCTCGCCCGAATAGATCATCTTCATCAGCGGGCGGGTGAACATGATCATGTAGCGGGTCAGCTCCGCCGCCTTTTCCGGCGACAGCTTCAAGGCCGCGTAGTCGTTCACCGGAATGCCGTGCTCGCGCAAGCTGATGCGCAAGGAGTAGACGTCGTAGCTGGGCAGCAGCGCCAGACGGCGCAGGATGCCGAGGTCGGGGTGAATCTGTTCCGTCGGCCAGCCGAACATGGCGGGCAGGGATTCCACGTCCACCTGGCCCGAGCCGGTCTGGACGTCGGAAAACAGCTCGACCGCGCTGCGCAGCCGCACGTTCTTGATCAGCTTGGCGCTTTGCAAGGCCGGGGTCTGGAGCGGGATAATCGACAGCGGCAGCACGAACATGGAATCCATGTCGCTGTCATTGATAGGCTTCAATCCATCGTCGTCAGTCATGATACTCTCGGTCCCCAACCCGAGGGCACATTGTGCCTGCTTTGCCGCCGATCGCAATGGGGAACATTGCTTTGAATCCGCCTGAATGCATCACTTACATGAGGATTTCATGATATTTGTCGTGTATCCTCTGCCCGTGATGCGTCGTTTCCGTGGGGGGAAAGCTGCCGTGCCTGCCAGAATGCCTATCCGGTCCATCGTGATTGCGGCCTTGCTGCTGCTCCTGACCACCGGCCTGGGGCTGGCCCAGGACATCCGCTTTTTCCAGATCGGCACCGGCCCGACGGGGGAAACCCGCTTCGCCTTCGGCGGTCTGATCGCCAATGCCATCAGCAACCCTCCCGGCTCGCGCGAGTGCGACAAGGGGGGATCGTGCGGCGTGCCCGGCATGGTGGCGGTGGCCAAGTCCACCGGCGGCGCCATCGCCAATATCGACGCCATCGCCGCCAAGCGCCTCGACGCCGCCCTGGTTCAGTCCGACATCGCCTATTGGGCCTATCACGGCACCGGCATCTACAAGGGCAAGGGGGCGGTGCAGAATCTGCGGGCCATCGCCATGCTGTATCCGGAAAGCCTGCATCTGGTCGCCCGCAAGGATGCCAAGATCCACTCGGTCAAGGACCTCAAGGGCAAGCGGGTCTCGCTGGGCGACAAGGATTCGGGCGAACTGGTGCACGGCCGGCTGCTGCTGGCCGCCTTCGGCATGACGGAAAGCCAGATCAAGCAGAGCTTCCTGAAGCCCGGCCCCGCCGCCGACGCCGTCGCCGCCGGCCAGCTGGACGCCATGCTGGTGGTGGATGGGCTGCCGGTGCCCATCGTCAGCGAGCTGGCCCAGCGCTCCGACATCGTGCTGATCCCCCTGGCCGGGCCGGAAGTGGACAAGATGCGGGCGACCTATCCCTTCTTCGCCGCCTCGTCCATTCCCGCCGACACCTATCGCGGCAGCGATGCCGAGGTGAAGACCCTGGACGTGGGCGTGGTGCTGGTCACCGGGGCCGAGCAGCCCAACGACCTGATCTATGGCGTCACCCGCGCCCTGTGGCATCCCAGCACCCAGAAGCTGCTGACCGAAAGCCACCCCCGCGGCAAGCTGGTCAGCCTGTCGGCCGCCGGCCTGGACAAGCTGGGCATCCAACTGCACGGCGGCGCCTCGGCCTATTATTTCGACGCGGGCGTGACGCACTGAGGCATATATCGGGCTATCGCCCGAGCCCATCCGGGGCGATGCCCCGAACCCCATTTGATTTCATCGAGGGGTTTGGGGCCCATGGCCCCAGGCGGGGGTGGGCGGCAGCCCACAGCGCCTCTGGCATGAATTGAAAGGCCGTACTATCTTGGCCCCCATGAGCGACACCCCCGCCCCCACGCCCTATCGCGTCCTGGCCCGCAAGTACCGGCCGACCGACTTCGCCGGTCTGATCGGGCAGGAGGCCATGGTGCGCACCCTGTCCAACGCCATCAAGACCGGGCGGCTGGCCCATGCCTTCGTGCTGACCGGCGTGCGCGGCGTGGGCAAGACCACCACCGCCCGCATCATCGCCCGCGCCCTGAACTGCGTCGGCCTGGACGGCAAGGGTGGGCCGACCATCGATCCCTGCGGCCAGTGCGAGCATTGCCGCGCCATCGCCGAGGACCGCCACGTCGACATCCTGGAGATGGACGCCGCCAGCCGCACCGGCGTCAACGACATCCGCGAGATCATCGAGGGCGTGCGCTATCGCCCCACCTCGGCCCGCTTCAAGATCTACATCATCGACGAGGTCCACATGCTGTCCACGGCGGCGTTCAACGCGCTGCTGAAGACGCTGGAGGAACCGCCCGAGCACGTGAAGTTCGTGTTCGCCACCACCGAGATCCGCAAGATCCCCGTGACCGTGCTGTCGCGCTGCCAGCGCTTCGACCTGCGCCGGGTGGAGATGGAGGTGCTGGCCAAGCACTTCGAATCCATCGCCGCCAAGGAACAGGCCGAAATCGAGCCGGCGGCGCTCAAGCTGATCGCCCGGGCCGCCGACGGTTCGGTGCGCGACGGGCTGTCCCTGCTGGATCAGGCCATCAGCCATGGCGCCGGAGCGGTGACCGAGGCCCAGGTGCGCGACATGCTGGGGCTGGCCGACCGCGCCCGGGTCTTCGACCTGCTGGACGCCATCATGAAGGGGCAGGTTCCCGCCGCCCTGGACCAGATCACCGACCAATACGCCGCCGGCGCCGATCCGGTGGTGGTGCTGCAGGACATGCTGGAACTGGTGCACTGGCTGACCCGGCTCAAGGTCACTCCCGACGCCGCCGACCAGTTGGGCGCCTCGGAGACCGAGCGGGTCAAGGGCGCCGAGATGTCCAAGACCCTGTCCCTGGCCGCGCTCACCCGCGCCTGGCAGATGCTGCTGAAGGGCTTGGGCGAGACCCGCAACGCCCCCAACCCGCTGCAGGCCGCCGAGATGGCGGTGGTCCGCCTGGCCTATGCCGCCGAACTGCCCAGTCCGGCCGAGCTGGTCGAGCAATTGCGCGCCAATCCCCCCCCGCCCCCCGCCCCGCGCGGCCCCGGCGGAGGAGGTAGCGGTGGCGGCTTTGGCGGCGGCGGTGCCGACGCGGTCTCCAATCATCATATGGGCGGCGGCCCGGTGCACGGCCCCGCCACCGCCCTGAAGCTTCAGCCCGCCCCCGTGGCCGAGACCGTGACCCTACCCGCCATGCCCCCCGACTTCGCGGCGGTGGTGGCGCTGTTCACCGAACGCCGCGAAGGCCTGATCGCCGTCCAACTGCGGACACAGGTCAATCTGGTGTCCTTCGCCGCCGGGCGCATCGAGTGGCGCCAGAACAGCGGCGTCGGCTCGGATCTGGCGCCCAAGACGGCGCGCCTGCTGTCGGAATGGACCGGGCGGCGCTGGACGGTCTCGGTCAATTCCACCGATTCCGCCCAGCCAACCCTGGCCGAGCAGGAGGCCAACGCCGAGCTGCGCCGCCGCGCCGACGCCGCCGAACTTCCGCTGGTCAAGGCGGTGCTGGCCGCCTTTCCCGGCGCCACCATCGAGGCGGTGCGCGATCTCGGCGCCGAGGAATTGCCCGATGCCCCGCCGCCCGAGGACCCGGAGGCGATGCTGGACGACGAAATGCTCCCTGGAGAGGAAGACCTATGAAGAACCTTGGCAACCTGATGAAGCAGGCCCAGCAGATGCAGTCCAAGATGGCCGAGATGCAGGCCACCATGGCCGAGATGGAGGTCACCGGCTCGTCCGGGGCCGGCATGCTGCAGGTGACGCTGAACGGCAAATACGAGTTGAAGAAGGTCAAGATCGACCCGTCCCTGGTCGATCCCAGCGACGTGGAAGTGCTGGAAGACCTGATCCTGGCCGCCTTCAACGACGCCAAGGCCAAGGCCGAGGCCGCCATGGCCGAGGAGATGGCCAAGATGACCGGCGGGCTGAACCTGCCCCCCGGCTTCAAGCTGCCGTTCTGATCCCGGTATAGTTCCGCCCCCGCAATGGTCGGCCCCGAGATCGAGCGCCTGATACAACTCCTTTCGCGGTTGCCCGGGCTGGGGCCGCGCTCGGCCCGGCGCGCCGCGCTGCGCCTGGTGGAAAAGCGGGAAAGCCTGCTGGTCCCGCTCGCCCAGGCCATGGCCGACGCCGCCGCCAGGGTGCGCACCTGCTCGGTCTGCGGCAATTTCGACACCATCGATCCTTGCGCCATCTGCGCCGATCACCGGCGCGATCCCTCCATGCTCTGCGTGGTCGAGGACGTGGCCGGGCTGTGGGCCATGGAGCGCACCGGCAGCTTCAAGGGGCGCTACGCCGTCCTCGGCGGCCTGCTCTCGGCCCTGGATGGCGTCGGGCCGGAGGATCTGGGCATCGAGTCCCTGGTGGCCCGCGCCCTCGATCCCGCCATCACCGAGATCATCCTGGCCACCCCCGCCACGGTGGAGGGCCAGACCACCGCCCATTACGTGGCCGAGCGCCTGGCCCCGTGCAACGTCACCGTCTCGGGCCTCGCCCATGGCGTGCCGGTGGGCGGCGAGCTGGACCATCTGGACGACGGCACCATCACCGCCGCGCTGCGGGCCCGGCGGGTGTTCTGAGCCCATCCGGCCCTATTTGACAGGCTGCGGCAAGGCTCCGCTTCGGGGGCTTTTGCCCCCGATCCCCCAATCGGGAAGCACAGCTTCCCGAACCCTTCAGCTTTTTAAAAACTGGTGGCTCGGAGGCTGTGCCTCCGAACGGGCCTGGGCGGCAGCCCCGCCGCGAAGCGGAGTTTCTCCCCAGCCTACCCCGCGATCCTGGCTTCCATGACCCAGGCCTGCAGGGCGGGATGGGCCATGATGGCGTCGCAATAGGCGCCGGCCACCGGCCCCACCGGCAGGTTGTAGGTGCGGATGCGGGTGACCACCGGGGCATACATGGCGTCGGCATTGGTGAAGGCGCCGAACAGGTAGGGTCCGCCCTGGCCGAAGCGGGTGCGGCACTCGGTCCACAGCGCGTCGACGCGCGCCACGTCGGCCTTCACGTCGTCGGGAATCTCGGCCATGGGATGGTCTTCCACCACATCCATGGGGCAGGTGGAGCGCAACGGCACGAAACCGGCATGCATCTCGGCCGAGACCGAGCGGGCCAGGGCGCGGGCCTCGCGATCGTCCGGCCACAGCTTGGCCCCGGGGAAACGCTCGGCCAGATATTCGCAGATGGCCAGAGAATCCCAGACCTTGATGCCGTCATCGTCCAGCATGGGGATCTTGCCCGAGGGCGACCATTCGAGAATCCTGGCCTTGGTCTCGGGCTGGCGCAGTTCGATGAACACCTGACGGAAGGGCGCACCGGTCACCGCCAGAGCCATCCAGGCCCGCAGCGACCACGAGGACCAACGCTTGGTGCCGACGACGAGGGTGAGAGACATGACGCTTCCCAAACGGTGGATGGTCACCGATCATGGGAGCAAGCGCGGGGCGTCATCAATAGGGAATTCAGGAGGAACGGGTGCTGGAGCAACTGGTCGAGGCCGACGACAACGCCACGAATCTGACCGTCCTGCGCAAGGGCGACCTGGACGGCTGGCTGGCGGGCCAGCCCCCGTCCGTGCGCCAATGGGTCGAGCAGACCGGCTTTCGGGCCGAACCCGGCGCCGTCTGCCTGTTGCCCGGCGAAGGCGGCGCCCTGGGCGGCGCCCTGGCGGGCCTGCCTGACGAGGCCGATCCCTGGGCCTTCGCCCATTTTCCGTCCAAGCTGCCCGCCCGCACCTGGCGGCTGGCCATGCCGCTGCCCGCCGCCCAGGCGGGACAGGCCGCCCTGGCCTGGGCGCTGGCCGCCTATGGCTTCGACCGCTACAAGGCGCGCAAGGGCAAGGACCTGCCCCGCCTGGCATGGCCCGAGACCGCCGACCGCGCCCGGGTGGAGCGCGAGGTCGAGGCCATCTCGCTGGT
It encodes the following:
- a CDS encoding NupC/NupG family nucleoside CNT transporter; amino-acid sequence: MTGQGLIGIIALIGVAFLLSEDRRAVSWRVVVAGLAVQGLLALLLLKVPAAKLLFLGLDRAVAALQTATRAGTSFVFGYVGGAPAPWTAANPASGFILAFQALPLVLLMSALSALLYHWRILPVVVRAASRLLEKSMGVGGAVGVSASATAFLGMIEAPLLIRPYVGKLSRGELFLVMTAGMSTIAGTVMVLYATFLDGIIPDAIGHLLTASLISVPAGLMIGKIMVPDCALTGAGKLGDGHDYAGSMDAVVKGTMDGVRLLVGIVAMLVVLVALVSLANAGLALLPEVAGAPLTLQRVLGWAMAPVVWAMGIPAGEMVTAGALMGTKTVLNELLAYLDLAHLPPEALSARSRLIMTYGLCGFANLGSLGILIAGLSVMAPERRAEIVALGGRSIISGTMASCLTGSMVGLLL
- a CDS encoding PAS domain S-box protein — its product is MIEIELADAQPSWKVSCRSTLGEALKDAPFNAFDCVLSDLGLPDASGIESVLRLKSWAPDKALVVLTSLDDERVAQEAIRAGAQDYVVKSDAGLTLLPRVIRHAIERQQAQTELEASHRTSQALLDASHDIAMLLDAEGHILTLNTEAEQYLNASPDAVIGQSIFDLLPEALAEHRRSFLAEALDSGRTVQFEDTDGIHWFANRLLAVAGMELGEHRFAMFSRDITGERAAAATLAEAKEEADFANRAKTEFMGRMSRDIRTPLNDVIGFAEMISTEMLGPLTQAGYREYADSILNSGSQILKLLDRITDVSMLESALLKDQASYRDLVELSPDLICVCVDGVIERINAAGLGMLRAPSATACEGKHFSEFIHPDYRAIFEGGLDTLYEEGHPLPVKVVTFAGRVRDVELSAVPLRREAQNATLLVGRDTTEVTAAMRAVAAREHRIRAIMDTVLDGIVTIDEDGTILNANLSVERIFGHSLSELIGANVSVLMPEPDAGRHNGYIKNYLGTGIGAIIGVGREVMGKRKDGSLFPVHLSISELRVEKRRMFTGTIRDLTENKQLAQRVAYLANHDPLTDLPNRTLLTDRLGQAVAMARNAGLHVAIITVDLDGFTTINDSMGHDVGNSLLRETARRLAQAVGSGGTAARLAGDEFAVVVPQVHEMDEVTRQVDHIHDILIKPYTIHGTEMVVPVDMGVSVFPRDGDDALELLRNAEMALHNVKRRSDQRMGYFDAAMSFAVTERMTLERSIKDALRAGQFELFYQPQVRLADYALVGAEALIRWRHPELGIITPDKFIPVAEETGLIVPMGSWVLRQACTQLRLWNDAGIANLRLGVNISGRQFREAEPTAFPKPGSTPRTWTWN
- a CDS encoding EAL domain-containing protein, yielding MLMADGEGTLKLLRSLAKLGVTLSIDDFGTGYSSLAYLKRFPVDTVKIDRAFVRDLDQDEDGRVLVNAIISLAHSLSLKTIAEGVETESQAALLARHGCDEIQGYMIGRPMAVADFANFAKSYCPRTPEKVTVLRAGQS
- a CDS encoding response regulator, translating into MTGTVVVVEDNAMNMKLLEQALTIAGYTTVKSSDGDGLVDLTAGSGAGVILMDIQLPKYSGIDLLKQLRADDRTKGVPVVAVTAFADPDSVAGFLEEGFNQVITKPISIRKLLDEVARYCGGQ
- a CDS encoding TAXI family TRAP transporter solute-binding subunit, with protein sequence MPARMPIRSIVIAALLLLLTTGLGLAQDIRFFQIGTGPTGETRFAFGGLIANAISNPPGSRECDKGGSCGVPGMVAVAKSTGGAIANIDAIAAKRLDAALVQSDIAYWAYHGTGIYKGKGAVQNLRAIAMLYPESLHLVARKDAKIHSVKDLKGKRVSLGDKDSGELVHGRLLLAAFGMTESQIKQSFLKPGPAADAVAAGQLDAMLVVDGLPVPIVSELAQRSDIVLIPLAGPEVDKMRATYPFFAASSIPADTYRGSDAEVKTLDVGVVLVTGAEQPNDLIYGVTRALWHPSTQKLLTESHPRGKLVSLSAAGLDKLGIQLHGGASAYYFDAGVTH
- a CDS encoding DNA polymerase III subunit gamma/tau encodes the protein MSDTPAPTPYRVLARKYRPTDFAGLIGQEAMVRTLSNAIKTGRLAHAFVLTGVRGVGKTTTARIIARALNCVGLDGKGGPTIDPCGQCEHCRAIAEDRHVDILEMDAASRTGVNDIREIIEGVRYRPTSARFKIYIIDEVHMLSTAAFNALLKTLEEPPEHVKFVFATTEIRKIPVTVLSRCQRFDLRRVEMEVLAKHFESIAAKEQAEIEPAALKLIARAADGSVRDGLSLLDQAISHGAGAVTEAQVRDMLGLADRARVFDLLDAIMKGQVPAALDQITDQYAAGADPVVVLQDMLELVHWLTRLKVTPDAADQLGASETERVKGAEMSKTLSLAALTRAWQMLLKGLGETRNAPNPLQAAEMAVVRLAYAAELPSPAELVEQLRANPPPPPAPRGPGGGGSGGGFGGGGADAVSNHHMGGGPVHGPATALKLQPAPVAETVTLPAMPPDFAAVVALFTERREGLIAVQLRTQVNLVSFAAGRIEWRQNSGVGSDLAPKTARLLSEWTGRRWTVSVNSTDSAQPTLAEQEANAELRRRADAAELPLVKAVLAAFPGATIEAVRDLGAEELPDAPPPEDPEAMLDDEMLPGEEDL
- a CDS encoding YbaB/EbfC family nucleoid-associated protein — translated: MKNLGNLMKQAQQMQSKMAEMQATMAEMEVTGSSGAGMLQVTLNGKYELKKVKIDPSLVDPSDVEVLEDLILAAFNDAKAKAEAAMAEEMAKMTGGLNLPPGFKLPF
- the recR gene encoding recombination mediator RecR; its protein translation is MVGPEIERLIQLLSRLPGLGPRSARRAALRLVEKRESLLVPLAQAMADAAARVRTCSVCGNFDTIDPCAICADHRRDPSMLCVVEDVAGLWAMERTGSFKGRYAVLGGLLSALDGVGPEDLGIESLVARALDPAITEIILATPATVEGQTTAHYVAERLAPCNVTVSGLAHGVPVGGELDHLDDGTITAALRARRVF
- a CDS encoding glutathione S-transferase family protein, encoding MSLTLVVGTKRWSSWSLRAWMALAVTGAPFRQVFIELRQPETKARILEWSPSGKIPMLDDDGIKVWDSLAICEYLAERFPGAKLWPDDREARALARSVSAEMHAGFVPLRSTCPMDVVEDHPMAEIPDDVKADVARVDALWTECRTRFGQGGPYLFGAFTNADAMYAPVVTRIRTYNLPVGPVAGAYCDAIMAHPALQAWVMEARIAG